In a single window of the Rhizobium tropici CIAT 899 genome:
- the paaG gene encoding 2-(1,2-epoxy-1,2-dihydrophenyl)acetyl-CoA isomerase PaaG has protein sequence MSESGTVLSAFADGVLMLTLNRPDKLNSFNEDMHLALRAGFERAHRDVDVRAVLLSGAGRGFSAGQDLGDRDPRKGTPDLGHTIEIFYNPLLRLIRSLEKPVICAVNGVAAGAGANIAFACDITLAARSARFIQAFAKIGLVPDSGGTWNLPRLIGEARAKALALTAEPLDAETAAGWGLIWRVVDDDKLMDEATALATRLAAGPTKGLGLTKRAIQAAATNSLDQQLDLERDLQREAGRSADYAEGVTAFLEKRKPEFKGK, from the coding sequence ATGTCTGAATCCGGCACCGTTCTGTCGGCGTTTGCCGACGGCGTCTTGATGCTTACGCTCAATCGACCCGACAAACTCAATTCCTTCAACGAAGACATGCATCTTGCGCTGCGCGCCGGCTTCGAGCGCGCGCATCGGGATGTAGATGTCCGCGCAGTTCTGTTGTCGGGCGCCGGCCGCGGCTTCTCGGCCGGCCAGGACCTTGGCGATCGCGACCCGCGCAAGGGCACCCCCGATCTCGGTCATACGATCGAGATCTTCTACAATCCGCTGCTCCGCCTCATCCGCAGCCTGGAAAAGCCGGTGATCTGCGCTGTCAATGGTGTGGCAGCCGGCGCCGGCGCCAATATCGCCTTTGCCTGCGACATCACGCTAGCCGCCCGTTCGGCCCGCTTCATCCAGGCTTTCGCGAAGATCGGCCTCGTGCCGGATTCCGGCGGCACCTGGAACCTGCCTCGGCTTATCGGCGAAGCCCGGGCCAAGGCGCTGGCGCTGACGGCCGAACCGCTAGACGCGGAAACAGCCGCCGGCTGGGGTCTGATCTGGCGAGTGGTGGACGATGACAAGCTGATGGATGAGGCAACGGCGCTTGCCACCAGGCTCGCCGCCGGCCCGACGAAAGGCCTCGGCCTGACGAAGCGCGCCATTCAGGCGGCGGCGACGAATTCGCTTGACCAGCAGCTCGATCTTGAGCGCGACCTGCAGCGCGAAGCCGGCCGCAGCGCCGACTATGCCGAGGGCGTCACCGCCTTCCTGGAAAAACGCAAGCCGGAGTTCAAGGGCA